The DNA segment AACGCTTCGCTTCGGCACGAGGCCTCGCTCGGCCTGCGGCACATTCCCCTTCTGGCACTCGCTTGCATAAGCAAGCTACGTGACCAGTCCCTAACGTCCCGTCCGGGACTCAGGGTCGGGGAACGTCGTCTCCGCTAGTTCGTTATATGCAATAAACCAAATACAATCTTTTATGAAAAATCTAAAAAATCTAATAATAATAGTTTCATTTCAAATTTCTTGTTCAACACCAAACGAAACGAAAATCAACAATACTGATCTAAAGGATACATCTAAAGAAAATGTAACAATAGAAATTAATTTTACCAAATTAACTGAAGTAACAAAGGAAATTGAAATAAATCTCCAAACAATTGATTATATTTCAAAGGATGACTTTAAATTTGGATCAAAATTTAAATTTAGCGAAAATATCAATGGTAATAAACTTGAAATAGAAATACCAAAAGGAAAATATGTAGGATCAATTGGAGTCAAAGTATCCAACACAACACCTTTTTACTCAAATCTAAGTGGTTTGCATACCGTATATTTTGGAATAAACGAAAAAAGAAGTAAAGAAACATAATAAATGAAAAATGTAATTCAATAGAATCTTACAGTCTCAGAAAATTGAAGTATTCTAAAAACTCAAATTTTTGTGATGATCTCGATGTATCAAACAAAAAGTATTCAATTAATTTCATTTCTGATGAAAAAATAGATTTCAATCCTACTAGAACTTTAACATTTACATATGTCGGTGTTTCTATTGGTTTAGCGAAATTATTTCAACATTACCAACTTGCTCCAATTCTTTTGATTAGTGGATACTTCGGATTCATTCAAAATGATATAGAGATTAAATCAGAAATTTTGGAAGAAGCTTTATAAAATGGTTTACTGCATATAACAGCGACTAACCGCTTCGCTTCGGGACTTCGCCCTCGCTCGGTCTGCGACACATAGGCTTCTGGCACTCCCCTTGCCTGCGCAAGTGTCGTGGCCAGTCCCTAACGTCCCGTTCGGGACTCAGGGCCAGCCTACGTCGGTTAGTCTAGTTCGTTATACGCCATAATTTAAAATTTTAAAAATAAAGAGAAAACCGAATGAAATTCTTTTATAATACCTTACTTACACTTCTCCTATTCCAATGTATCAATAAGGAAAAAACTATTTATAAAGATGAGTTTATTGAGGTTTACTTTTCAAATAAATACAAAATAAGCAAAAATAAATGTCCGCTACCTGATTGTTTACAGTTAATAAATCACGAATTTTTGCCATCCGAAGCAATGATTATAGATAGTGGAAAATTTAATGAAAATTTAAATCAATGGTTGGAATTAGGTGTACAATCCCTTAAAAATAAAAAAGAAATTGTTGTGAATGAAGTTGTCGATCAAAGTGAAAACTGTCAAAAGGCATTAATTATTTTTAAATCAGATTACAAAGATATTAATACAGAGAGAATTGGTTTACAACTTTCCTCGATATCTTTAATTAAAACAAAAGAATTCTCAAGAGGAATATACTGGCGACATATTCTTACTAATAATATTGAAAATTTACCACTTTTACAGAAAGGTTTAGAAAGCGTAATAAGAGCAACACTAATTAACGCTAAGTGCATTGAATAAATAAATTACGGCGTATAACAGCGGCTTACTGCTTCGCTTCGGGACTTGCGCCCTCGCTTGGGCTGCGCCAAATTGTCCTCCTGTCACTCGTTTGCATCCGCAAACTACGTGCCAGTCCCTAACGTCCCGTCCGGGACTCAGGGTCGGACAACTTCAGTAAGCCTAGTTCGTTATACGATATTCCCTAAACTTCTACTTTTGAAATGGCATTAGTTTAATGGAGAAAAGCAAGAATAACTGATAAATTCAATTTATTTCTGCTCTAACAAAACTTGACTTTTTTTCAAGATCGGTGATAGAATATCACTATGGATTATAAATCTAGACTTTCCTCCTCACCTGACGTTTTACTCGGTAAACCGGTGATTAAAAATACAAGGATAGCAGTCGATCTAATTCTCGAAAGATTAGGCGATGGAATGTCTATCGAAGAAATCCTCGAAGCTTCACCAGGAATCGAAAAAGACGATATCCTTGCTTGTATCTCCTATTCAAGCCACGTAATAAGCAGAGAAAGCTTGCTTGCAAGTTAATATACTCGCTGACGAAAACGTCGACTATCGACTTATAAAACTTCTTAGAAATGAAGGGCACAGAGTTCTTTCTGTTTTAGAAGAGAGTAAAGGTATTACAGATTTACAAGTCATTGACCTGGCAAAAAAAATTGACGCAATCATTCTTACCTTAGATAAAGATTTTGGTGAATGGGTTTTTGCTCACAAAGAATATTCGAACGGAATCATTTTTCTACGATATAACCCTAAAGATTTTAAAGAAATTTTCAACTCTTTGAATATTCTCCTAAATAGAAATAGTCTCGAATTAAATGGGAAATTTGTCGTATTATCAAAAAACAAAATTCGCATAAGAGATATTCACTTATAGTCAATAAATCGGGAACATCGTATAACAGCGGGGAAACGCTTCGCTGCGGCACTTACGGCCTTGCTCGGTCTGCGACACATTGTCCTCCGTCACGCTTCTCGCTCCGCAAGAAATCGCGCCGACGCTAACGCCTCCTACGGAGGCTCAGCTACGGACAACGTCGTCTCCCCTAGTTCGTTAATTGCAATGTCCAAAAAGGTTTTAAGAGAATCTTTTTTATGTAATTTTCGCTGGTTCTTTCTTTCACGCGTTTAAGAAAGAGAAGAGAAAGACAAAAGAGTTTCATTTGAAGAGAAGAAAAGATTAGAAAGTGCTTCATTTCATTATTGTCTTTCTCTACTTTCTATTTGGTACAATTATTAGATCACAGTTCTGTTTAAGTAAGTTTAATTTACTTTTCCAGCGAAATGAATGATTTTAAGAGAAGAGACGCTCGGAATGTTTTGGACTTCTTACCTTCTTACTTACACTGGTTTCTATTATTGGACACTGCAATTAACATCGGCTAACCACTTCGCTTCGGGTCTTACGCCCTCGCTCGGCCTACGGCACATAGGCTTCCTGTCACTCGTTTGCAGTCGCAAACTACGTGCCAGTCCCTAACGTCCCATTCGGGACTCAGGGTCAGCCTACGTCGGTTAGCCTAGTTCGTTATGCGAACATTGCGGGGAAGAGTCGCCGCATCCGTGCGGCGTTTTATAAGAAAAAAACCCAGAAATAAACAATTTGACAAATATACAAATCTTGTATATGATGGGAAATTATGAATCAGACTGTTAATATCTCTTTCGAAAAAGCTCTTTTAAAAGAAATTGATAAAATTGCAAAAAA comes from the Leptospira wolbachii serovar Codice str. CDC genome and includes:
- a CDS encoding DUF433 domain-containing protein, with translation MDYKSRLSSSPDVLLGKPVIKNTRIAVDLILERLGDGMSIEEILEASPGIEKDDILACISYSSHVISRESLLAS
- a CDS encoding DUF5615 family PIN-like protein, giving the protein MQVNILADENVDYRLIKLLRNEGHRVLSVLEESKGITDLQVIDLAKKIDAIILTLDKDFGEWVFAHKEYSNGIIFLRYNPKDFKEIFNSLNILLNRNSLELNGKFVVLSKNKIRIRDIHL